One window from the genome of Nitrospirota bacterium encodes:
- a CDS encoding pyridoxal phosphate-dependent aminotransferase — MLSERVKSIKPSPTLAMDARAKEMKARGVDVVNFGVGEPDFDTPGNIKEAAIRAIRAGETKYTPVGGILPLKDAVIEKLRKDNGLSYSREEVMVSCGAKHTLYNIAQALLDPGDEVIIPAPYWVSYPDQALLAGATPVIVRTEESEGFMLRAEDLEAAVSPRTKALVLNSPSNPTGACYTRERLEEIARVVARHDVMVISDEIYEKLLYDGAEHVSLASLGGEAREKTIVVNGVSKSYAMTGWRIGYAAGPAPVIKAMTNIQSQSTSNPASIAQWAALEALTGPQDSVEEMRREFDARRRYLVQALNAVRGITCLSPGGAFYVFPNTSALYGGRVKGSLELAAYLLEEAGVALVPGEAFGDDNFVRISYATAMEDIKRAVQRIAEDRGGGGEAVGG; from the coding sequence ATGCTGTCGGAGCGGGTCAAGAGCATCAAGCCGTCGCCCACCCTTGCCATGGACGCCCGGGCCAAGGAGATGAAGGCCCGGGGGGTGGACGTCGTCAATTTCGGCGTGGGGGAGCCGGACTTCGATACTCCCGGGAACATCAAGGAGGCGGCCATACGGGCGATACGGGCCGGTGAGACCAAGTACACCCCCGTGGGCGGCATCCTGCCGCTGAAAGACGCCGTCATCGAGAAGCTCCGGAAGGACAACGGCCTGTCCTACTCGCGGGAGGAAGTGATGGTCTCCTGCGGGGCCAAGCATACCCTCTATAACATCGCCCAGGCCCTCTTGGACCCCGGCGACGAGGTCATCATCCCCGCCCCGTACTGGGTGAGCTATCCCGACCAGGCGCTTCTTGCGGGCGCCACACCGGTCATCGTCAGGACGGAGGAGTCCGAGGGCTTCATGCTCCGGGCCGAGGACCTGGAGGCCGCCGTCTCCCCGCGCACCAAGGCCCTCGTTCTGAACTCCCCCTCAAACCCCACCGGTGCGTGCTACACGAGGGAGAGGCTGGAGGAGATAGCCCGCGTCGTGGCCCGCCACGACGTCATGGTCATCTCCGACGAGATATACGAGAAGCTCCTCTACGACGGCGCCGAACACGTGAGCCTGGCCTCCCTGGGCGGGGAGGCCAGGGAGAAGACCATCGTGGTAAACGGCGTTTCCAAGAGCTACGCCATGACCGGATGGAGAATCGGCTATGCCGCCGGTCCCGCCCCGGTTATCAAGGCGATGACGAACATCCAGAGCCAGTCCACGAGCAACCCCGCGAGCATCGCCCAGTGGGCCGCGCTGGAGGCCCTCACCGGTCCCCAGGACTCGGTGGAGGAGATGCGCCGGGAGTTCGACGCGAGGAGAAGGTACCTGGTGCAGGCCCTGAACGCCGTCAGGGGCATCACGTGCCTCTCCCCGGGCGGAGCCTTTTACGTCTTTCCCAACACCAGCGCCCTGTACGGCGGCCGGGTAAAGGGCTCCCTCGAGCTGGCGGCGTATCTTCTGGAGGAAGCCGGTGTGGCTCTCGTGCCGGGGGAGGCCTTCGGGGACGATAACTTCGTCCGCATCTCCTACGCCACGGCCATGGAGGACATCAAGCGCGCGGTGCAGAGGATAGCAGAGGATAGGGGCGGCGGTGGCGAAGCTGTAGGAGGGTGA
- a CDS encoding FAD-dependent oxidoreductase: protein MAEQILTAEMREQLKQSFALLKEPVTLMLFTREGVNDQYNDILRELLREISSMEERIRLEEHSVGDEASRRYGVERSPTLLVSPGTYDIRFTGAPLGEEGSTLLGAVVMASTGRGEMAEDSRKRLQRTKEKRRVRVFVSPTCPYCPQQATYALAAAVERPDLVSAEVVEIYENRDLAEKFGALSVPKTFINDRETSSGLESEESFMEAVVRGRAAEHIPAVGPEEIKDLDVAIVGGGPAGLTAAIYAERSGLRTAVFEGSVLGGQVAVTPVVENYPGFQMITGKALVDLMTRHAMQYAPLLTGAAVKDVRRTEKGFRVVATRGTYNARAVILATGATHRTLGAPGERRLTGRGVSYCATCDGYLYREGRSVMVVGGGNSALTDALYLDSLGAHVRILHRRETLRAEERLQQGVFQRNIEVMYRTRIVEILGKDKVQKVKLEDLATGETRTVKTDAVFVSIGYEPVNDIARKLGLELDREGYVRTDDRQRTAIPFVYAAGDVTGGVKQIAAAAGQGSSAAISAFEDLSNPYWRRPGQAAAPGAEGA from the coding sequence ATGGCAGAGCAAATCCTCACGGCAGAGATGAGGGAGCAGCTCAAGCAGAGCTTCGCCCTCCTGAAGGAGCCCGTCACCCTGATGCTCTTTACCCGGGAGGGCGTCAACGACCAGTACAACGACATCCTCCGCGAGCTTCTGCGCGAGATATCCTCCATGGAGGAGAGAATCCGCCTCGAGGAACACTCCGTAGGGGACGAGGCGTCCCGCAGGTACGGCGTGGAGCGCTCCCCCACCCTTCTGGTAAGCCCCGGGACGTACGACATCCGCTTCACGGGAGCCCCCCTGGGCGAGGAGGGAAGCACCCTCCTCGGGGCCGTCGTCATGGCCTCCACCGGCCGAGGGGAGATGGCGGAGGATTCGCGGAAGCGCCTGCAAAGGACAAAGGAGAAGCGGCGGGTGCGCGTCTTCGTCTCCCCCACCTGTCCCTACTGCCCGCAGCAGGCCACCTATGCCCTGGCCGCCGCGGTGGAGCGTCCGGACCTGGTCTCGGCCGAAGTCGTAGAGATATACGAGAACCGGGACCTGGCCGAGAAGTTCGGGGCCCTGTCCGTGCCCAAGACGTTTATCAACGACCGGGAGACCTCCTCGGGGCTTGAATCCGAGGAAAGCTTCATGGAGGCGGTGGTCCGGGGCCGCGCGGCCGAGCACATACCCGCCGTGGGCCCGGAGGAGATAAAGGACCTGGACGTGGCCATCGTGGGTGGAGGGCCCGCGGGGTTGACCGCGGCCATCTATGCGGAGCGAAGCGGGCTCAGGACCGCCGTGTTCGAGGGCAGCGTCCTGGGCGGGCAGGTGGCCGTCACGCCCGTCGTAGAGAACTACCCGGGGTTTCAGATGATTACGGGAAAGGCCCTGGTGGACCTCATGACCAGGCACGCCATGCAGTACGCTCCCTTGCTGACAGGGGCGGCGGTCAAGGACGTCAGGCGTACGGAAAAGGGCTTTCGCGTAGTGGCCACCCGGGGCACGTACAACGCCCGGGCCGTCATCCTGGCCACGGGCGCCACCCACCGCACTCTGGGGGCGCCCGGCGAGAGACGGCTTACGGGCAGGGGCGTGAGCTACTGCGCCACCTGCGACGGCTATCTCTATCGCGAAGGCAGGAGCGTCATGGTGGTGGGAGGCGGCAACTCCGCCCTCACCGACGCCCTCTACCTGGACAGCCTGGGGGCCCATGTGCGAATCCTCCACCGCCGCGAGACACTGAGGGCCGAAGAGCGGCTTCAGCAGGGCGTCTTTCAACGCAACATAGAGGTCATGTACCGCACCCGCATTGTGGAAATCCTGGGCAAGGACAAAGTGCAGAAGGTGAAGCTCGAGGACCTGGCGACAGGTGAGACGCGCACCGTGAAGACGGACGCCGTCTTCGTCTCCATCGGCTATGAGCCCGTCAACGACATAGCCCGTAAACTGGGGCTGGAACTGGACCGGGAGGGCTACGTGCGCACCGACGACCGCCAGCGCACGGCAATCCCCTTCGTTTACGCCGCGGGCGACGTGACGGGGGGCGTCAAGCAGATAGCGGCCGCCGCCGGACAGGGCAGCAGCGCGGCCATCAGCGCCTTCGAGGACCTTTCAAACCCCTACTGGAGGCGCCCCGGACAGGCCGCCGCCCCGGGTGCGGAGGGCGCATAA
- a CDS encoding ferredoxin, with the protein MKLVIDLDTCEGCESCVEMCPDAIEMGDDGKAHVIGDACSACDCDELVGICPVEAISTEE; encoded by the coding sequence ATGAAGTTGGTGATAGACCTGGATACCTGCGAAGGATGTGAGTCCTGCGTTGAGATGTGCCCCGATGCCATAGAGATGGGCGACGACGGCAAGGCCCACGTCATCGGCGACGCGTGCAGTGCGTGTGACTGCGACGAGCTGGTCGGCATCTGCCCGGTGGAGGCCATCAGCACCGAGGAGTGA
- the rnc gene encoding ribonuclease III, which translates to MRSEPPVPDLSGLQEKIGYRFADPGLLLEALTHKSYQHENPEAEHNERLEFLGDAVLGLVVVDYLFGLKEQHPESVMSRIKSHMVRGSVLAWMARTVSLGEYLRLGRGEEDSGGREKRSILADAAEAVIGAVYLDGGLEAARDFTLRSLGERLEKAVASREYADYKTQLQEESQMRFGVLPEYRLQAVHGEEHRRVFTMEVLIAGVRYGTGKGTSKKEAETSAARRALEHLSGKERGKSP; encoded by the coding sequence TTGAGAAGTGAGCCCCCGGTCCCCGACCTTTCGGGGCTTCAGGAGAAAATAGGCTACCGCTTCGCCGACCCCGGGCTTCTCCTCGAGGCCCTCACCCACAAGTCCTATCAGCACGAGAACCCCGAGGCGGAGCACAACGAACGCCTGGAGTTTCTGGGCGACGCCGTTTTGGGCCTTGTGGTCGTGGACTACCTCTTCGGCCTGAAGGAGCAGCATCCCGAGTCCGTGATGTCCCGCATCAAGAGCCATATGGTGCGTGGAAGCGTGCTGGCCTGGATGGCCCGGACGGTATCCCTGGGGGAGTATCTGCGGCTGGGCAGGGGGGAGGAGGACTCCGGTGGGCGGGAGAAGCGCTCCATCCTCGCCGACGCGGCAGAGGCCGTCATAGGCGCCGTCTACCTGGACGGCGGCCTTGAGGCGGCCAGGGATTTCACCCTCCGCTCGCTGGGTGAGAGGCTTGAAAAGGCCGTGGCCTCGCGCGAGTATGCCGATTACAAGACCCAACTGCAGGAGGAGAGCCAGATGCGCTTCGGAGTCCTGCCGGAGTATCGCCTCCAGGCGGTCCATGGCGAGGAACACCGGCGGGTCTTTACCATGGAAGTCCTGATAGCGGGCGTGCGGTACGGCACGGGAAAGGGCACGAGCAAGAAGGAGGCCGAGACATCGGCGGCGCGCCGGGCCCTCGAGCACCTAAGCGGGAAGGAGCGGGGAAAAAGCCCTTGA
- the fabG gene encoding 3-oxoacyl-[acyl-carrier-protein] reductase: MELKGQVALVTGGARGIGKAIGRNLARKGADLVVADIGEQEARETASELEKEGVRTLALRMNVANAGDVARGVGEVKERMGRLDILVNNAGITRDALLMRMKEEDWDAVLSVNLKSVFLCTREAVRLMAKQRHGRIVNIASVVAFMGNPGQANYSASKAGIVGLTKTAAREYASRGVTVNAVAPGFIVTAMTDALPENVKEEMRRAIPLGEFGTAEDVAAAVAFFASPEAGYITGQVLHVNGGMYM, translated from the coding sequence ATGGAACTCAAGGGACAGGTCGCGCTCGTCACAGGCGGGGCACGGGGCATCGGAAAGGCCATTGGCCGGAACCTCGCCCGCAAGGGCGCGGACCTGGTCGTGGCCGACATCGGCGAGCAGGAGGCCCGGGAAACCGCCTCGGAGCTCGAGAAGGAGGGTGTGCGCACCCTAGCCCTACGCATGAACGTGGCCAATGCCGGGGATGTCGCCCGGGGGGTGGGCGAGGTCAAGGAGCGGATGGGGCGCCTGGACATCCTCGTCAACAACGCCGGCATCACCCGCGACGCCCTCCTCATGCGCATGAAGGAGGAGGACTGGGATGCGGTGCTCAGCGTCAACCTCAAGAGCGTCTTCCTCTGCACCAGGGAGGCCGTCAGGCTCATGGCCAAGCAGCGCCACGGGCGCATCGTCAACATCGCCTCCGTGGTGGCCTTCATGGGCAACCCCGGGCAGGCGAACTACAGTGCCTCGAAGGCGGGCATCGTGGGGCTGACGAAGACCGCCGCCCGGGAGTACGCAAGCCGCGGCGTCACGGTGAACGCCGTGGCCCCGGGCTTCATCGTCACGGCCATGACGGACGCCCTGCCGGAGAACGTCAAGGAAGAGATGCGGCGGGCCATCCCCCTCGGGGAGTTCGGGACCGCCGAGGACGTGGCCGCAGCCGTGGCGTTTTTCGCTTCGCCCGAGGCCGGATATATCACGGGACAGGTCCTTCACGTAAACGGCGGCATGTATATGTAG
- a CDS encoding acyl carrier protein — MEEQIKEIIAKQLGVNVSEVTEEASFVDDLGADSLDTVELVMAFEEAFGVEIPDEEAEKILKVGDAVNYIKSKKG; from the coding sequence ATGGAAGAGCAGATCAAGGAAATCATTGCGAAGCAGCTGGGTGTCAATGTTTCGGAAGTGACGGAGGAAGCGTCATTCGTTGACGACCTGGGCGCTGACTCTCTGGATACCGTGGAGCTGGTCATGGCCTTCGAGGAGGCCTTCGGCGTGGAGATACCCGACGAGGAAGCCGAGAAAATCCTCAAGGTGGGGGACGCCGTCAACTACATCAAGAGCAAGAAGGGATGA
- the fabF gene encoding beta-ketoacyl-ACP synthase II, whose product MTEPRRVVVTGLGVVSPLAVGTRETWEAMRAGKSGIGPITQFDATDFATRIAGEVKGFDPERYIEPKEVKKMDRFMHMAVAASTMAMEDAGLAVTPENAERVGVIIGSGMGGLPAIERYHKVVLERGPRRLTPFFIPMVIINLAAGHVSMLFGAKGPNSAAATACATGSHSIGDSFRLIQRGYADAMISGGAESCITPLGIGGFNAMKALSTRNDEPERASRPFDRDRDGFVMGEGAGIVVLEEMHGALRRGARIHAEVVGYGMTGDAYHMTAPAPEGEGAARCMALTLKDSGLSPGEVDYINAHGTSTKQGDEIETTAVKTVFGQHAYKLVMGSTKSMTGHLLGAAGGVEAVATVMSIVDGVIPPTINLENPDPECDLDYAAGKARERAVRCAMSNSFGFGGTNACLLFKQFEK is encoded by the coding sequence ATGACGGAGCCGAGACGCGTTGTCGTAACCGGCCTGGGCGTGGTGAGCCCCCTGGCCGTGGGGACCCGGGAGACCTGGGAGGCCATGCGGGCCGGCAAAAGCGGCATCGGCCCCATTACCCAGTTCGACGCAACCGACTTCGCCACGCGCATTGCCGGCGAGGTGAAGGGCTTTGACCCGGAGCGGTACATCGAGCCCAAAGAGGTCAAGAAGATGGACCGCTTCATGCACATGGCTGTGGCGGCGAGCACGATGGCCATGGAGGACGCGGGCCTCGCGGTTACGCCGGAGAACGCCGAGCGCGTGGGCGTCATCATCGGCTCGGGCATGGGAGGGCTGCCGGCCATCGAGAGGTACCACAAGGTCGTGCTGGAGCGCGGTCCCCGCCGCCTCACGCCGTTTTTCATCCCCATGGTCATCATCAACCTGGCCGCGGGGCATGTCTCCATGCTCTTCGGTGCCAAGGGGCCGAACTCGGCCGCGGCGACGGCCTGCGCCACGGGGAGCCACAGCATCGGCGACAGCTTCCGCCTCATCCAGCGGGGCTATGCCGACGCCATGATAAGCGGCGGCGCGGAATCGTGCATCACCCCCCTGGGCATCGGCGGGTTCAACGCCATGAAGGCCCTCTCCACGCGCAATGACGAGCCGGAGCGCGCCTCCCGTCCTTTCGACAGGGACCGGGACGGCTTCGTCATGGGCGAGGGCGCGGGCATTGTCGTCTTGGAGGAGATGCACGGGGCCCTCAGGCGGGGCGCCCGCATTCATGCCGAGGTGGTGGGTTACGGCATGACCGGCGACGCCTATCACATGACGGCTCCCGCCCCGGAGGGGGAGGGTGCCGCCCGGTGCATGGCGCTCACCCTGAAGGACTCCGGCCTGTCCCCCGGGGAAGTGGACTACATAAACGCCCACGGCACCTCGACGAAACAGGGCGATGAGATTGAGACCACGGCCGTCAAGACGGTCTTCGGCCAGCATGCCTACAAGCTCGTGATGGGCTCGACCAAGTCCATGACGGGGCATCTCCTGGGTGCGGCCGGCGGCGTGGAGGCCGTGGCGACGGTCATGAGCATCGTCGACGGCGTGATCCCTCCCACGATAAACCTTGAGAACCCCGACCCGGAGTGCGACCTCGACTACGCGGCGGGCAAGGCCCGGGAGCGCGCGGTCCGTTGTGCCATGAGCAACTCCTTCGGCTTCGGCGGCACCAACGCCTGCCTCCTTTTCAAACAATTTGAGAAGTGA